Part of the Lucilia cuprina isolate Lc7/37 chromosome 5, ASM2204524v1, whole genome shotgun sequence genome is shown below.
tttcttaaacaactttttaaattttcattgctTTGAAATATGTTCGCTTAGGGctgaatttaaaaacaattatttaaatttcatttcctGAAActgaaaatacatattttaaaacatttaatagacaaagaaaagtttctttgatttgaaaatattataaattatggcAATTTAGTTGTTCAATTGTttccttatttttatttaatttttaccttttaaGTTCTATTTTTAGAGATAAAATACAGAAATGCTTGAAAAACTTGCGTAGTcacatgtttatttttatttcaacattttcattatgattttttttttgccagctataaaattactatatacaGTCGTATATCATAaactttcataaatattttttttaaaattcagtttttgtatgaataagaagaattctttgtttttcttttgacaaATGTTACttgctatttttttatttttaacatttttgtgtgAAATTCATACACATTTTCTTGATTTTCTGAAATGTTTTCAATTCATGTAGACATGTGTGgtttacatatgtatagtaTGTGCGTaatattttagcaattttattaGTAAATCTGTAACATTACAATCATAAAAATGTAATGCAATTTGAATATAAAAGTACGgaagttgtatgtatgtatgttttatttttcattttgtagaaaccataaaatttataagatttGCTTTTCTTTATCATATTACAACTttccttttttcatattttcttggttttgtttcatttcccTGCAGAATACTCACAGCTTGAATCGTAATCAGGATCCAGAGGCTGGCGGAGGGGCCATGAATGGGATGTTAAAGTTTGGTTGGATCAAAGGTGTTTTAGTGAGATGTCTGCTAAACATTTGGGGTGTCATGTTGTTTTTACGTCTGAGTTGGGTAGTCGGACAGGCTGGCATCATGGAgggtttcattttaattttaaccacaacaaTTGTCACCAGTATTACAGCATTGTCAATGTCGGCGATTAGTACTAACGGTGTCATCAAGGGCGGTaagtacaaaaacattttaacttttaatttcaatttatatatcAGACGAGGgtaattatatgtattttatttctaattctCTTTGTTTTTACTCTGAATATATTTACAGTTTACTTAAGCACTGTTGGGTGTTGAATATTttgatttctttcttttttaacttattttttcttgagggaatttattgtatttatatgaTAATTACTTGAACATATTTCTACACACTTATTAACAAATtgcctttaaaaatttattttgctttgTGTTGGAAGACAACATTTGAAGTTGTAAAGGATGTTTGAAGTAGTGATGCAACAAAATGCTTGTTGCAACTTAAAGTCGTTATTTTTATCTTTGTTTAATACCACAAgcaaaatgttaattattataatatgatTTGACTTTCAAATAAATTACATCTTCAGAATGACTtgagaagtagtgaatttgaaatcaaataacaaGCACTTCCtacctatgacaagcctgtttttaaaattatgatttttgcacttctttttcagtacttccacaaaatactactttttttcgcttttttttttgcttaatttgatgttttttcaTACTTATAACGggtttaactttaataatctaTTTTGCATAATGTCTTTAATAagataattaatttcataatctttaaaaaaatatgtttattggtCAATACCACAGCCAATTATTTAGAGAAATCCAttgattcataaaattttctcacACTTACATGACAGATTCTTGTAGCTTTCACACCAAATTGGGCGTCATTATAATAAAACTGCGACAGAACCGTTTTTTAATAACAAGACAATATTAAAAggtcaaaatacatatttaatttgaaacatAAAAGGGCGTTTTAATGcatcaacattaaaaaaaacttttaatggaATATAATAACACAAAAGGTCAGAGGTTTAAGGTCAATTCTaagaaaatcataaaacaataaattgtttaacaatacGTTTTTAGATTCTTCTTAAAATCACAGCTTCtttgaaattacttttaatttttagttttttagaacACAGtgccacatacatacatacatgcatatatatacatacatacatgaaagACTATTGAAAGTTAAATGCACTGAAATATTAGggtacataaaatttaaaacaacatttatttcatgtttaatttcaaatttaagtttgttttatttttaaatataatttttaaaaattttgtaaagttcTTTATTggcttttcgattttttcataAACTCTACACAAAATACTCAATCAtgtaacatttttttccaaatttaaaatgaattaccTTAGTTTAGCATCTAAAAATGACCTTGGATtgattttccttttaattttgttagacTAAAGGACCAAACAAAACacaatgaaatataaaatacaaatacttgAACAACTttgaaaagcaaaagaaaatccTTGCCCCGTCATCTAAGCGACAGTGCAAATGATGACGGTGCCAAAGTAAACGTGAAAATGATGATGCTggcaaaaaagtaataaatcttGTGAACCATTTCAAATTCAATtcacaagaagaaaaaaatgtaaaagaatatGTTGcaaatagtttattaaatacTAACATTGGCAGACATTACTTACTTTCAACACCCAATTAAAAGGAATATAAGCAAACAATAAAATCTTTGGACCAcacatgttaaaaatatttattgaatgtgattttctttttatgctcTAGGTGGCACATACTACATGATATCACGTTCGTTGGGTCCGGAGTTTGGTGGATCGATTGGTTTAATATTCTCACTTGCGAATGCCGTGGCATGTGCGATGTATGTGGTGGGTTTTTGTGAATCAAtgttagatttattaaattccATGGGTCTCAGCATAATTGACGGCAGCATACAGGATGTACGTATTATTGGCAGCATTACAATATTAATTCTGCTGGTGATTGTTGTCGTCGGCATGGAATGGGAAGCCAAAGTAAGTAACAGTTGACATTGTTGTGGTAACGACAACGAAcgaataaattaatttgcaatTAGTGATTACCTGTgtgttaatgtttttatatgttttaggCACAAATTGGTCTATTGATTATATTGTTAATAGCCATAGCAGATTTTGTAATTGGCAGTATTATTGGTCCTAAAAGTGATGAAGAGCGTGCCCAAGGTTTCCTGGGTTACAATAGTAGGTTTTTTCCTATTAACGCTGTAATTTTGTCactttatttaatgatttttgttttgcttttaattacTTGTAGTGACCTTATTAAAGGATAACTTTTTTGCGGATTATCGCATGGAAAAGGGTGTACGTCATGATTTCTTTTCCGTTTTTGCCATATTCTTTCCCGCAGCAACTGGTATTTTAGCTGGTGCTAACATTTCCGGTGATCTAAaggtaaataaaatacatattaccattattattatttaattcttCTTAGTCCCAAAATTcctcttttttttgttctttatgaaacatttttttttatttttattgtttaccatttttttctacttttataccTTTAACAAAAGGATCCACAAAAATCCATACCAAAAGGTACTTTATTGGccattttaataacaacaatcacATATTTGATTATGGTTGTAATAGCTGGTGCTACCGTAGCTCGTGATGCTACTGGCGATGTTGCTGACATGGTTAATGGCTCATTTGCCTTTTTGAATTGTACCGGAAGTAAGTATTTTATACACACAACCGTcacatattttcactttttctgTGAGTGTATGGTAGATGATGACCAGTAgtccttttcaaaaaattggattcttaggaattttgtaaatttgaaaaaagattTACTGTCaggttttgttcattttttaaatttatgtttggcATAAAGGTtcgttgttttttatgtttatttcttttttgcaaaattgcTGTTAGTCATGTTTTAAGTATATAAACGTGTTTTgtttaacttaatatttattaatttagtttttttactttattattttgtaccatagaattttaaatattgaatgaaAAAGATAAGATTTTCAGCGTTTATTTAAAGCAAagttttgtgttatttatttagGGATTGTtgttaatacaaataattttgtacTGAAAGGACTTTAAACATTTGAAAGTTTTCACTTAAGttgatttcttttaatatttgataCTATTAAAAGTGTTGGATTAAAGGATATTACAGGATTTGaaggaaaaaaagtttttcaaatgaaaGTTTAAAGTCAAAGGAAAGTCTACGTGCAAATAATTGTTGCAAGTAAGACTTTTAGCCATAGAAgttaatttatagatttttctaaaaaattcatgtgtatgaaaaacaaatatgaatgtatagccggacatggtcgaccatatgataccttacACTAGTCGGTATGTTAagaatgtggattatttttaaataataaagcatttaatatgttttttaacataatttcatagtatttttacttattgttgacaaaaaaagagattttctaaaagGGGGCTAATAGgggagtaggggtaaatatgctcctattcttataaattttggtagaggataatagatagatatttgATAGAGGATAATTTACATCTACTTCACTTCCTTGtgccaaaagaagagtatgtgctaaattttatcacacaatataaaaaattgcgAATTGTAGCGTGCGAAAAAGcttgactcagaaagtgattctaagaaACGTATATGGCCAATTTTTTGCACAAACGCAAAATCCCCTCCTCTTtgtagtagtgtagggtataaaaaacaacattattgcAATAACAAAATTCTTCAATAAAGCCTTTCAAGGCAAtttcaaatcaatttaatttattttattttgacaactttaatgaatttattaaaattcaaagcACGAACAAATTGTGTTAACAATCatgtttctaaatttttttttctaaaaatatcctttttaaaaattatttattatattgcgTTGTATTTtctcataatttttctttttttatttttcagttgTTTGCGAGTATGGTCTACAAAATTCATTCCAAGTAATTGAATTAGTATCGGGTTTCGGTCCTCTAATCTATGCTGGTTGTTTTGCAGCCACTTTATCCTCAGCCCTTGCCAGTTTAGTGTCAGCACCAAAAGTTTTCCAggtaaaaaatcatttattattcCCAAAACTGTAATAATTCAATTACAACTTTATCTTGATTGTAacacaaaacaatttattttcaactcaaacatttgtataaaaatgtattttcctTGCTCGTAGGCTTTATGCAAAGATGAACTTTATCCAAAAATTGTATGGTTCGCCAAAGGTTTTGGCAAAAATAATGAGCCAGTTCGTGGTTACGTTTTGACATTTATAATTGCTGTAGCGTAAGTATCCACATCCCAAGTGACAAAAGTGCTTTTCAaagtatattattataattaatctttaatttatatttaattattataatttgtaatttttcgtttttgctttcctctatattcatatttatatgtgtatgtgtgtataattATGGCTCGTGTTGGATTTCTGATGACTGTTAAATTTGTATTGGCTTTTATAGTTTCATCCTAATTGGTGAACTAAATCTCATTGCTccacttatatcaaatttcttcTTGGCAGCTTATATGTTGATCAACTTTAGTACATTCCATGCCAGTTTAGCTAAACCCGTCGGTTGGCGTCCAACATTTAAAGTAAGTATTTTGGTAAacttacacacaaatataaaCACCTTAGTATGTATATGCTGGAAATTGTGGTAATCATTGTAATATAATGCATACTACCTAACTTGAATTGGTTTATTTAGTCCGTACACCatttacaaagttttattttaaaaagatttaaacgaaagttataaattttaacaatttccgaACATATAGGATTtgcaaacttaatttaaaattcagttAATTCGAGAATGAGAAAAGGAgacaagttttatatttaacttgTATTTTGAGatctttttcacaaaaattttaacaaaaaaaaactcaattcaaTTCTTTTAAATGGAATTGTTATTTTGTGGGAACAAAACTGAAATCATCtcttatgttaatatttttaggaaatggtttgttttcaacatttcaggatgttttgttaatatttttcctacttattgtttttgttttttgttttcggtACAGTATTACAATATGTGGCTGAGTCTCTTGGGCTCTATACTATGTGTAGCTGTTATGTTCTTGATATCATGGGCAACAGCTTTGATTACATTTTCCGTTGTGTTGGCATTGTACTTAATTGTTGCCTATCGGAAGCCAGACGTCAATTGGGGCTCCACTACACAGGCACAAACGTACAAGAACGCCTTGTTATCTGTGCAACAATTGAATAATGTTGAGGAGCATGTTAAAAACTATCGTCCGCAAATATTGGTCTTATCCGGTTTGCCAAACACGCGACCCGTACTTGTTGACTTTGCCTACATGCTTACCAAGAATTTATCATTGATGGTATGCGGTCACGTCTTGCGTGGTTCAAGTTCACAACGTTATCGTAATTATTTGCAAGAACGTGCCACCACTTGGTTCCGTCGCCATCGTGTTAAAGGTTTCTATTCCCTGGTGGATGGTGAAGATTTCGAATCTGGCTCAAGAGCCCTAATGCAGGTTAGTGTATATAAGTATAAGACTTGAGttaagatttaaataataatagagtgtttaaatgaaaaacactcTCTTGAGTatttaagtgtgtgtgtgtgtgtgttactGGCGATATAgtgaaaatgaaaaatgaagTGTTATTTCAACGCTTTGCCACGGGCTTTAGTTCCCAAAAAGTCCTTGTCAGAGGTCATTAcactaaatttttcttatttatatttttcaactttttattgttctttgtaTAATTTCTGTTTTGATTAATGACTTTTTTCctttaacttttcttttatgGTTTTGTTACACATTTAGGCTGCTGGCATTGGCAAACTGAaaccaaacattttattaatgggCTACAAAGCAGATTGGCAGACATGTGAACATAAggatttaaatcaatatttcaatatCATGCACAAGGTGAGTAAGATGAGTATGAAAATTTAGATGGGGGCAACTACAAATATTAGATATAATTATTATGTCTCTTATGATAGATTTAAATTTACTTGGAATTTCCTTAACctataaaatgttttgattGTTGTTTGATCTATTAAATACTTCCCCAAGTACAAACAATTCTACTTGTGTTGGAATTTATGTGGAATTAAAGTAGAATacttataatgaaaaatttttagctTAAATTATATGAATTTGACTTTTCTTAGAGAAAATTGGTGATGTAAAGAGTAAATGTTGCAAAATCATTGCTTAAATATAATTACTTCTCTGGAATTATAACTGgtattttaatatatgtattgaCAATTTTTTCCCTAGAAATTAGATATTGTTTCTAAATAGAACTagtgttaatataattttcaatttaaattgaactCCATTTTTTCCTAACCATGGTATAAGTAatagatttatatatatttctaaatcaTGATTAGatctttaatttttcacttaaatatcaatctttcattcaaaatttgattttgtactataaaatggtttttttatcaaaatatatcatttctttcaaaatatttcttttgctaaatgaaatatattcacTTTTATAACATGTTTACaccaaaatcaataaaataaaattttaagaatttgttaatttgtatatgagtttgaaatttgaaacaaaacttaataaattttacaggCATTGGACATGTACTTATCCGTTGCCATATTACGTGTGCCTGAAGGTTTGGATTGTTCGCAAATTTTGGGAGACGAAAGCAGTGCacaaagaaacatttttgatGTGCCACGCACCTTGCAACCTAACGAAAGTTCAGCCGATCTTAATGCTGTAGATCGTAGTGCACAAAATGGTTTAAGTGGCAGTATGGATTCATTGAGTCGTAATGTATCACAAggtaaataaattgtaaaaatctacaaatatttctaaaaaatatgatatttcttATCCAAGCCTTAAGCggcaataacaataaatatttgtacaagAAAACAAACAGACATACAACTACAATGACAGATTAACAGACAAACAAACTGGgtgttcaaatatttttgtagacaTATCGTACAAGTATTGTACTTTGTACTTGAATTACATTTGTTCTAACAttacaaaacaaacatacacTTCGGTCGacaaaattcatatataaattaatttataaagggATTTTTTAACCTAAAAATGTTGGTCAATATCAAGTGAAAGGACAAATACATATACTTACACACAAACAgacatttataaagttttatttctattaaatattaacttaaagtgtcttaaaacaactttaaagattttaatgattaattaattttatttatgtatttttttttataaataatttaaaacattatgtaACATTTTAAGTACATATGTTTATAAGTTTTTGTAggataattttttgaatttaataaagaatcagttaaaatttctttataaaagatttGTAATTATTAATGTTTCAAAATTCTAGAAGTGATTTCACATTATTAATTACAAGTCTGCTCGTTTATACAAgacgtttaaaaacaaaaatatatctaGTTTAATTATCCTTGTTATCATAAATGTTTGATAtatttattgatggtttataaaatgttgtaggGAGAATCCATGTAAAAGCGGGCAGCAGTCGGATTTACTATTTCCGATTTCAATGAAACTTACCAcacatataatatttataaaatgttccaCATATCATTACATTGGAAACTCACTCCAatgagaaaattgaaaaaaaaaattagtgaaaatttactaaaagttCGTACACATATTGCCCATATCTCAGAGATAAACtcattttaaattcaaagatATTGTCTATAATACTTTACTTCTAGAAGGTTAAAGATAAAATAGTGTTTGGGTTATGTAAAATAGGTACAATATAAATACACACCTAAACTCTCTTCAAAATTCAAGTAGATACTCTTCGATGGAGACTTGCATAGTTCAGGAGTTATTAACCAAAACGTAATTTAAagcaagttttttatatataaaatcgtatgaaaaattaaatgtataattataatttttaatacggGGCTGCCTGATATATTTGTAATTGAACAATACACTATGAAAATTGACCCTTAACCTTttggaagtaaaatattttgtttgcacGATTTTCAAGACAATATCTTTGACTTTAAAACGAAatcaaaaattcaattatatttatatactttcagacaattttaagatatttttaaattctcaaaGCGCTGGAACGTGATTCTGATCAACAAATTATTGATTTGAGGAACACTTTCAAACCTTAATATGTgtgagaaattttattaaaatcgtaGATGGTAAATCCGAAATTAGATGTTTTCTGCCCTTTTTGATATGGATTCTACCTGTATGAAAAAGagttaaataaaccaaaaataaacgTTTCTTAGCATTTTGAATACCAAGGTTAAAGTGTTTGTAAAGCatgtttgattaaaaaattatgttacaattattaaaaatatcgtttaaccattatttttttaattaattgctaattttttattttattttatattttgcatgtttcttttatttatacaactacaacaattgTGATTCTGCacctgtaaatatatttttttatattattttatttaatggcacaatattattttgttgaaaaaaatgtttaatattacacTTGCCATGTGTATTGCCTGCCGCACTTCATCAATTTGTACTTTATACAACAAATCCAACCAAATGTAatgaaatctatataaaaaaccaaaagatGCTGCTGAAATAACAAACACTGAGagtaatattaaattaacaaaaggtaagtttttcatgattttttttaatattttttgttttctctataaatggaaattgtaaataaataaattaaaagtttattcaGAGGATTAAGCTCCGTAGCGCATCcagaaatttcaattaattattttttattacccACTGATTTCATATGTTTGTAACAgtgatatgaaaattttatatattaaaggtAGAGTTCGTGAACAAAAATccttatagaaaaaatgtcatattaaaatgtttgctacCTTGACCTTTTCGGAAACAGacctaatattttaaaaagttgtaaattttaaaatgaatagtCTACAAACTTTAAACATCTATAAAATATGCGATAAAGTTTTGCTTACCTTTTTTTATATTGACGTTTAATAaggatataaataagttttttattccgtttgtaaaacACGAATATAATACAGTGGTTACCCAGTTTAACGAATTCGCGATTTGACGAACAAATCTGGAATCTTTTTAAAACGAATATAATGTTTGTATTTGGTGAAGTGTATTTCAGTTTTGTTTCAACCCTACATATCATAGTAACATGTATTAATACATAATTGATTGAAATGTCATACGAATAAATACCTTCAACTCTTAAATGCAGGCTCAACTAAtgctattttaatatttgagaTTAGTgactattttattgtttttcttgtcAAACCCTGTTTTTATttcatgtataaaaattttgattttatcgaagcaattttctatagaaaacgtaaTTTAAAATGTTGGATGATCATTCGTTAATCGAAAGTgtacaaaaactattttatgcaatttatttaaaatataaacttttaaaataacatttgaaTGTGAATGTTGTAATATACAATATTCAACAAGTTCTGAttgaacatataaacatatgtatattttttacaattaaattttcgtGTTGTAATACATATTATTCAAATTTCAGCCCTATTGTATAGAgtttattatttgattaatatatCACTTGATAATTGAAACTCTAATTTAAAAAAGGGCATAAGTCCatcaatgtaaaataaaatatggtagacACATGTATTTTAAGATAAAGTTTTAGGACTTATGGCACTAtctaacataattttaaaataagcaggggaaccaaaatatgcaaatacatGTTTTTTATGATTCGCCGTgtgactcatggataagatatttacacgtgtCAGTCTAATTAAAGTATTCTGCCATCAATTTGTTAGCGCATATTTTCGCATATTTAACTCataaaagcatatttttagattttgtgaTATTATAATGTTTTGTTGGTTAACTATGCCTAATAGCTTCAGAATCGCCTAACCTAGCCCTAATACTTCCGAATTGAAATTATGTTACATTTatctatgaaaacaaaaatcatcACAAGCGAGTTAGTCCTCATATGAAACCtctttgtaaaaatatgtttttttaccaATAAACGTATCCGTCAacattgttttacttttttatatgaaatctaTCATGTTTATTAAATGacattaaagtaatttctgtagaaaacctAAGTATTTAAGAGTATAAAAAtcgtttatttatttgcttaacATGTGGATGTGTGGGCAATGATATCGCTacctttattattatttttataaacgaaaaGCTGAATTTTTTGCACAAAAGAAGTTGATCCTTGTTAGTACTTATAAGACCATTAACAATGAAAAAGGGAAAtcaatcattatttatttatctgactaaggaaaataaaataaataaataaatgaataaacaaaaataaaaacatagaatttattaaatatcaaaaaaaaaaaggaatgtaTGAAAATTAGGgagatttgaaagaaaaatatatgaataccaaaaaatttaagtttctttacaatttatattgGTTTCTAAACTATAATTACTATAATTCGACTTATtttgagaaataaaaattattaatagttaaaaagtagttgtatacatattttctttgtataaaaaaataacacccTATTgtaaatgttaacatttaaatattatatttaaattatttctgacATATTCTTATATAacgtaataaaaatatacaaatatgtattactaaatacaatataatatttCCTAATTATATGTGTGTATAGTACAGAACGACAAAATGGATATAAAGTAAATAGgattatatttaaaagtaactTTTATTCTTAAGGGACTCTAAAATtacacttaaaataaaaatcacataCATTCCTTCTattgtattatatatttatatacatacatatacatatctgATAAGAGATTTTGATTTACTTAAGTTTCTCGAATTCTAAGATGTTTACCAAGTATGAGTCCGGTACTGACTTACAAATAAtactttatgtttttacttaaaaatagacTCTGTGGATGTATCCTTGTAGACAATAGTTTTTCTCAAAACTACTTACTAACACCCAATAAATGTTAGCATTTTAACCTCTTACCTTTTTGGTTAGTTTTTTTGAGGGTCTTTAAAAAAACTTCCTTCAGTTATACCGGAAATGATGGGTTCGATTTTCAATGGTTAAGGAGTGCACAACAGGgtcgatagaggcctaggtgtatttctgcggatttgatgtatatacaacctttcaaactaattaactaactaactacaacCTTAAAATAATATCTATTGAAGTCATTTAAAAGGCACTGaataaaaatcacataaaagAACATCGTACTTTTTTATTCAGTtcttttttgaaagtttattaGTTGCTGATATTGTTACCCATCAAAATCCCTTGTTAACAATCAATTTGAAGCAAATGGAAAAAATAcggaatttaataaaacttttttgaatggtactataaactttaaagagtgtacttaatataaaatgaaattatatattaaatattatgaaatcgATGATTTCGAAACCTACATTCACTTCTTTTCTCTCTTTATTTCTTATatgaacaatttttcaaataaaatgattGATTTGATTATTCCCAAGAATGTGTCACCATAagcaatttaattcaaaatcattctcccacacacatacacattgtATATATGCATGTGTTTATACTAatcaaataatcaaataaataaat
Proteins encoded:
- the LOC111677703 gene encoding bumetanide-sensitive sodium-(potassium)-chloride cotransporter isoform X1 codes for the protein MSDYSSFEMGSVDRPPNRFQVNPVNHKNNNDKAASTNAAATAGGGGGAATTDDVPHEIYRRLTGIDGEPIEDDQFNEDASQMLKAQQQHRTQRQSIKSSFRDKDKPSRFKDLQTTRFQVEPQNEEDSDDSNEDRELLENEYDTKYGKSFRHFTREALPRLDNYRNIMSIQAAYRPTLDELHNATLTGKNTHSLNRNQDPEAGGGAMNGMLKFGWIKGVLVRCLLNIWGVMLFLRLSWVVGQAGIMEGFILILTTTIVTSITALSMSAISTNGVIKGGGTYYMISRSLGPEFGGSIGLIFSLANAVACAMYVVGFCESMLDLLNSMGLSIIDGSIQDVRIIGSITILILLVIVVVGMEWEAKAQIGLLIILLIAIADFVIGSIIGPKSDEERAQGFLGYNMTLLKDNFFADYRMEKGVRHDFFSVFAIFFPAATGILAGANISGDLKDPQKSIPKGTLLAILITTITYLIMVVIAGATVARDATGDVADMVNGSFAFLNCTGIVCEYGLQNSFQVIELVSGFGPLIYAGCFAATLSSALASLVSAPKVFQALCKDELYPKIVWFAKGFGKNNEPVRGYVLTFIIAVAFILIGELNLIAPLISNFFLAAYMLINFSTFHASLAKPVGWRPTFKYYNMWLSLLGSILCVAVMFLISWATALITFSVVLALYLIVAYRKPDVNWGSTTQAQTYKNALLSVQQLNNVEEHVKNYRPQILVLSGLPNTRPVLVDFAYMLTKNLSLMVCGHVLRGSSSQRYRNYLQERATTWFRRHRVKGFYSLVDGEDFESGSRALMQAAGIGKLKPNILLMGYKADWQTCEHKDLNQYFNIMHKALDMYLSVAILRVPEGLDCSQILGDESSAQRNIFDVPRTLQPNESSADLNAVDRSAQNGLSGSMDSLSRNVSQDAAEITNTESNIKLTKASSTSDLSFMTGTQTKEVSGLPDPADPKSPQLLTNSLRKSKNKHDDPAALYKGPGGVELSKDVLNQLTQFTRKRSHAVIDVWWLYDDGGLTLLLPYIISTRRTWQSCKLRVYALANKKAELEFEQRSMASLLSKFRIDYSDLQLIPDITKKPQETSTQFFNELIKDFVVNEKETSTTANTTQLQEDEVLISEDDLMAVQDKTNRYLRLREYLREQSTKSDLVVMTLPMPRKNIVTAPLYMAWLESLSRDMPPFLFVRGNQTSVLTFYS
- the LOC111677703 gene encoding bumetanide-sensitive sodium-(potassium)-chloride cotransporter isoform X2, which codes for MSDYSSFEMGSVDRPPNRFQVNPVNHKNNNDKAASTNAAATAGGGGGAATTDDVPHEIYRRLTGIDGEPIEDDQFNEDASQMLKAQQQHRTQRQSIKSSFRDKDKPSRFKDLQTTRFQVEPQNEEDSDDSNEDRELLENEYDTKYGKSFRHFTREALPRLDNYRNIMSIQAAYRPTLDELHNATLTGKNTHSLNRNQDPEAGGGAMNGMLKFGWIKGVLVRCLLNIWGVMLFLRLSWVVGQAGIMEGFILILTTTIVTSITALSMSAISTNGVIKGGGTYYMISRSLGPEFGGSIGLIFSLANAVACAMYVVGFCESMLDLLNSMGLSIIDGSIQDVRIIGSITILILLVIVVVGMEWEAKAQIGLLIILLIAIADFVIGSIIGPKSDEERAQGFLGYNMTLLKDNFFADYRMEKGVRHDFFSVFAIFFPAATGILAGANISGDLKDPQKSIPKGTLLAILITTITYLIMVVIAGATVARDATGDVADMVNGSFAFLNCTGIVCEYGLQNSFQVIELVSGFGPLIYAGCFAATLSSALASLVSAPKVFQALCKDELYPKIVWFAKGFGKNNEPVRGYVLTFIIAVAFILIGELNLIAPLISNFFLAAYMLINFSTFHASLAKPVGWRPTFKYYNMWLSLLGSILCVAVMFLISWATALITFSVVLALYLIVAYRKPDVNWGSTTQAQTYKNALLSVQQLNNVEEHVKNYRPQILVLSGLPNTRPVLVDFAYMLTKNLSLMVCGHVLRGSSSQRYRNYLQERATTWFRRHRVKGFYSLVDGEDFESGSRALMQAAGIGKLKPNILLMGYKADWQTCEHKDLNQYFNIMHKALDMYLSVAILRVPEGLDCSQILGDESSAQRNIFDVPRTLQPNESSADLNAVDRSAQNGLSGSMDSLSRNVSQASSTSDLSFMTGTQTKEVSGLPDPADPKSPQLLTNSLRKSKNKHDDPAALYKGPGGVELSKDVLNQLTQFTRKRSHAVIDVWWLYDDGGLTLLLPYIISTRRTWQSCKLRVYALANKKAELEFEQRSMASLLSKFRIDYSDLQLIPDITKKPQETSTQFFNELIKDFVVNEKETSTTANTTQLQEDEVLISEDDLMAVQDKTNRYLRLREYLREQSTKSDLVVMTLPMPRKNIVTAPLYMAWLESLSRDMPPFLFVRGNQTSVLTFYS